In Quercus robur chromosome 11, dhQueRobu3.1, whole genome shotgun sequence, the sequence GCTGTTTGGGGTGGTGGCTTGGTCTATCTGGACTCAAAGAAACAAGCTGAGGCTGAATGAGAAAGGGGTGCCGAGAGATAGGCTTTTTGAAACAGCTAGAAGGTACCTCTCGGATTTCCAATCCAAATTCCAAGAGACCAAGGTGCACCAAcgaaaggaaaatacaaaatGGATACCCCCAGGGGTCAGAATGTATAAAGCAAATTATGATGGTGCGGTGTTCGCCGAGTCGGAGGAAGCAGGGATAGGAGTTATAGTTAGAGATAGTAAGGGGGACGTGATTGCTGCCTTAGCTGAAAAAATACCTTACTCGGGTTCAGTGGAGGTGCTAGAAGCATTAGCTGCGAGAAGAGCAGCAAAATTTGTTGTGGAATTGGGATTATCGGCTGCTGAATTTGAAGGAGATTCTGAGGTAGTTTGGAGGGCTTTGAAGGTAGCGGACGGGGCTCATTCAGCCTTGGGGGTGATTATCAAAGACACAATGTCTATTGTAGGTTCACTAAGaaccttttctttctctcatactAGGCGGCAGGGTAATTGTGCAGCCCATGCTTTAGTTAAGAGAGCAattgtttcttttcctttattagtCTGGATGGAGC encodes:
- the LOC126704984 gene encoding uncharacterized protein LOC126704984, with protein sequence MYKANYDGAVFAESEEAGIGVIVRDSKGDVIAALAEKIPYSGSVEVLEALAARRAAKFVVELGLSAAEFEGDSEVVWRALKVADGAHSALGVIIKDTMSIVGSLRTFSFSHTRRQGNCAAHALVKRAIVSFPLLVWMEHVPTDISHVVISDFPAS